From Candidatus Vondammii sp. HM_W22, one genomic window encodes:
- a CDS encoding cytochrome c-type biogenesis protein: MRRGLLFLLLMLFTLSAVAKFEVHQFDDPVKEARYKQLIAELRCLVCQNQNLADSNAELAQDLRQQTYDMVQQGSTTEEVVVYMVQRYGDFILYRPPFKSSTALLWIGPFVILGGSILVLFIFIRRSGRQKQPDIDPTDLERAKSLLDNEDTKL, encoded by the coding sequence ATGAGACGCGGGCTATTATTTTTGTTGTTGATGCTTTTTACTCTGTCGGCCGTTGCCAAGTTTGAAGTCCATCAGTTTGACGATCCGGTTAAGGAGGCGCGCTATAAGCAGCTGATTGCAGAGCTGCGCTGTCTGGTTTGTCAGAACCAGAACCTGGCGGATTCGAATGCCGAATTGGCTCAGGATCTAAGGCAGCAGACTTACGATATGGTGCAACAGGGTTCCACCACTGAAGAGGTGGTGGTCTATATGGTCCAGCGCTATGGCGATTTCATCCTCTATCGTCCCCCTTTTAAGAGCTCCACGGCCCTGCTCTGGATAGGTCCATTTGTTATTCTCGGTGGCAGTATATTGGTACTGTTTATTTTTATTCGCCGGTCGGGCCGTCAGAAACAGCCTGACATTGACCCAACAGATCTTGAGCGTGCAAAAAGCCTGCTCGACAACGAAGATACCAAGTTATGA
- a CDS encoding DsbE family thiol:disulfide interchange protein, protein MKARYLIPLGVFLVMVVFLDIGLTLDPREVPSPFIGKPAPAFTLDQLHDTSATISPDDMKGKVWLLNVWASWCVSCRAEHKVINRLANMKLMDVVGLNYKDQPEDARRWLKRLGNPYLASAMDIEGKAGIDWGVYGVPETFVIDQQGVVRYKHIGPVTDQSLDETILPLIHKLKGS, encoded by the coding sequence GTGAAAGCACGTTATCTGATTCCGCTGGGTGTCTTCCTGGTGATGGTGGTCTTCCTGGATATTGGCTTGACGCTGGACCCAAGAGAGGTGCCTTCTCCATTTATAGGAAAGCCTGCGCCGGCATTCACACTGGATCAGCTCCATGATACCAGTGCCACTATCAGTCCGGATGATATGAAGGGAAAGGTCTGGCTGCTCAATGTCTGGGCCTCCTGGTGTGTCTCCTGCAGGGCCGAGCACAAGGTGATCAACCGCCTGGCAAATATGAAGTTGATGGATGTGGTCGGTCTTAACTATAAGGACCAACCGGAAGATGCCAGGCGCTGGCTGAAACGGCTGGGTAACCCCTATCTTGCATCGGCAATGGATATTGAGGGGAAAGCGGGGATCGACTGGGGTGTTTATGGCGTACCTGAAACCTTTGTTATCGACCAGCAGGGTGTCGTCCGCTACAAACATATCGGACCGGTAACAGATCAATCTCTTGATGAGACTATTCTGCCGTTGATACATAAGCTGAAAGGATCTTGA
- a CDS encoding heme lyase CcmF/NrfE family subunit produces the protein MIPEIGHMALILALCMALAQAVFPVIGAHKGIQGWVALARPTARAQLFFMLIAYGCLTYAFIVHDFSVVYVATNSNTSLPMIYLISGVWGAHEGSLLLWALTLAIWTGAVSLFNRNVPEAMLARVIGVMGMVSIGFLLFMLFTSNPFDRLPNPPLEGRDLNPLLQDPGLAIHPPMLYMGYVGFSVAFAFAIAAMLGGRLDAAWARWSRPWTNIAWVFLTMGIVLGSWWAYYELGWGGWWFWDPVENASFMPWLVGTALVHSLAVTEKRGAFKAWTVLLAIFAFSLSLLGTFLVRSGVLTSVHAFATDPGRGIFILLFLGVVIGGSLMLYSWRASQIRSTVSFKLISRETCLLLNNVVLVVVASSILLGTLYPLVLDALGVGKISVGPPYFNSVFIPLTVPLAVLMGIGAATRWKQDGAMRLFIKLRWSLLISLVGGFALTFAFAPYFSWGAVLALVLALWVILTTLQWLLDRASGGRPLFQALRNTSRGGWGMVIAHTGVAIFIVGIALVSIYNEEKDIQLNPGETYSLGGYDFRFNGVNDFNGPNYTASRGEVVITRDGQSVATLYPEKRNYRSGMPMTEAGIDDGITRDLFVALGEPLGSQGAWSLRLYYKPFIRWIWLGGIFMALGGLLAATDRRYFRASKKSRMAASKGVTAEPS, from the coding sequence ATGATTCCTGAAATTGGACATATGGCACTTATTCTGGCGCTTTGCATGGCGCTGGCACAGGCTGTTTTCCCCGTCATCGGGGCACACAAGGGTATTCAGGGCTGGGTTGCACTAGCTCGGCCTACAGCCCGGGCGCAGCTGTTTTTTATGCTAATCGCTTATGGTTGCCTCACCTATGCATTTATAGTTCATGATTTTTCTGTGGTCTATGTAGCCACCAACTCCAATACGTCGTTGCCGATGATCTATCTGATCTCCGGCGTCTGGGGTGCCCATGAGGGTTCGCTGCTGCTCTGGGCCTTGACGCTCGCGATCTGGACCGGTGCCGTGAGCCTGTTCAACCGCAATGTGCCCGAGGCGATGCTGGCCCGGGTGATTGGCGTTATGGGCATGGTGAGTATTGGCTTCCTGCTGTTCATGCTGTTTACCTCCAATCCTTTCGATCGGCTGCCTAATCCGCCCTTGGAGGGCAGGGACCTCAATCCCCTGCTTCAGGACCCCGGACTGGCCATTCACCCACCCATGCTCTATATGGGTTATGTGGGTTTCTCAGTGGCTTTCGCATTTGCTATTGCCGCGATGTTGGGTGGCCGGCTGGATGCCGCTTGGGCACGCTGGTCACGTCCCTGGACCAATATTGCCTGGGTCTTTTTGACCATGGGAATAGTCCTGGGTAGCTGGTGGGCTTACTACGAACTGGGCTGGGGCGGCTGGTGGTTCTGGGATCCGGTTGAGAACGCCTCTTTTATGCCATGGCTTGTGGGCACCGCACTGGTGCACTCCCTGGCTGTGACCGAGAAGCGGGGTGCTTTCAAAGCCTGGACCGTACTCTTGGCGATCTTTGCGTTCTCGCTCAGTCTGTTGGGTACCTTCCTGGTGCGTTCCGGTGTGCTCACCTCAGTACACGCTTTTGCCACCGATCCGGGGCGGGGTATCTTTATCCTGTTGTTCCTCGGCGTGGTGATCGGCGGCTCCCTGATGCTCTACTCCTGGCGAGCCTCTCAGATCCGCAGTACGGTCAGCTTCAAGCTGATATCGCGGGAGACCTGCCTGTTACTCAATAACGTCGTCCTGGTAGTGGTCGCCAGCAGTATCCTACTGGGTACACTCTATCCGCTGGTACTGGATGCCCTGGGTGTCGGTAAGATTTCGGTGGGACCTCCCTATTTTAATAGCGTCTTTATCCCGCTGACGGTGCCTTTGGCCGTGCTGATGGGCATAGGTGCTGCTACGCGCTGGAAACAGGATGGTGCCATGCGGCTGTTCATCAAGCTTCGCTGGTCTCTGTTGATCAGCTTGGTGGGTGGATTCGCCTTGACGTTTGCCTTCGCCCCCTACTTCTCATGGGGTGCCGTGCTGGCGTTGGTATTGGCGCTGTGGGTTATCCTGACGACACTGCAGTGGCTGCTCGACCGGGCAAGCGGCGGGCGCCCGCTTTTTCAGGCGTTGCGTAATACTTCGAGAGGCGGCTGGGGTATGGTGATAGCCCACACAGGTGTTGCTATATTTATCGTGGGTATTGCGCTGGTCTCTATCTATAACGAAGAGAAAGATATTCAGCTGAATCCCGGAGAGACCTACAGCCTGGGTGGTTACGACTTCCGGTTCAATGGCGTCAACGACTTCAATGGCCCCAACTACACTGCAAGCCGTGGTGAAGTGGTTATAACGCGTGATGGGCAATCGGTTGCCACACTCTATCCCGAGAAGCGAAATTACCGTAGCGGCATGCCGATGACCGAGGCGGGTATTGACGATGGAATAACCCGGGATCTTTTTGTCGCTTTGGGTGAGCCCCTGGGCAGTCAGGGCGCATGGAGTCTGCGGCTCTATTACAAGCCTTTTATCCGCTGGATCTGGTTGGGTGGTATTTTCATGGCCTTGGGCGGACTGCTGGCAGCGACTGACCGGCGCTATTTTCGGGCTTCCAAAAAGTCCCGGATGGCTGCTTCAAAAGGTGTGACGGCAGAGCCGTCGTAA
- the ccmE gene encoding cytochrome c maturation protein CcmE — MKARHKRLGFLAAGLVLLGLASWLVFNALDSNLSYFFSPSEVAENKAPEDHVFRLGGLVESGTLRRGEELTVRFVVTDNAHRVNVEYTGILPDLFQEGQGVIAQGRMNQNGIFVADEVLAKHDENYMPPEVADALEKANEKGVAGTIE, encoded by the coding sequence ATGAAGGCTCGACATAAAAGACTGGGATTTCTGGCAGCTGGACTGGTTCTGCTGGGTTTGGCCTCCTGGCTGGTCTTCAACGCCCTGGACAGTAATCTATCCTATTTTTTCTCCCCGTCTGAGGTTGCTGAGAACAAGGCGCCGGAGGACCATGTTTTCCGCTTGGGTGGACTGGTCGAGAGTGGCACCCTGAGACGGGGTGAGGAGTTGACGGTGCGTTTCGTGGTAACTGATAACGCGCATCGTGTGAATGTGGAGTACACGGGTATTCTGCCGGACCTGTTTCAAGAGGGACAGGGCGTTATCGCCCAGGGCCGGATGAATCAAAACGGTATTTTCGTGGCTGATGAAGTGCTGGCCAAGCATGACGAGAATTATATGCCACCAGAGGTGGCTGATGCCTTGGAAAAGGCTAATGAAAAAGGCGTTGCCGGGACTATAGAATGA
- the ccmD gene encoding heme exporter protein CcmD produces the protein MTISEFFNMGGYALYVWGSFGVTVLFMVIEPVIVRGGRRATLQRISRIVRLDAEERR, from the coding sequence ATGACGATTTCCGAGTTTTTTAATATGGGGGGCTACGCTCTCTATGTGTGGGGCTCTTTTGGCGTTACCGTACTGTTTATGGTGATTGAGCCGGTTATAGTTAGGGGCGGTCGGCGCGCCACCCTGCAAAGAATTTCACGCATCGTTCGTTTGGATGCAGAGGAAAGAAGATGA
- a CDS encoding heme ABC transporter permease produces MSFRLNKWYKYSSPATFYPLAGKLIPLFSIIAVVLIGIGLYMSFFVAPTDYKQGEGYRIIFVHVPAAWMSMFIYLMMAFWSGIGLVFNTRLSAMLTTALAPTGAIFAFLALWTGAFWGKPMWGTWWVWDARLTSELILLFLYMGLIALQGSIDDTRRSDRAGALLVLVGVVNIPIIYYSVQWWNTLHQGATISLKNGSSMGAVMLWTMLIMALGFWAYTIAVAMARVRTIILERERDTTWVSELPEIKR; encoded by the coding sequence ATGAGCTTTCGACTGAACAAATGGTATAAATATTCATCTCCCGCCACCTTCTACCCTCTGGCGGGAAAATTGATCCCGCTTTTCAGCATTATTGCAGTGGTGCTGATTGGCATCGGGCTTTATATGAGCTTCTTCGTTGCACCCACAGACTACAAGCAGGGTGAAGGCTATCGCATTATATTCGTCCATGTGCCGGCGGCCTGGATGTCGATGTTCATCTATCTGATGATGGCTTTCTGGTCCGGCATCGGCTTGGTGTTCAACACCCGGCTCTCTGCCATGCTGACCACGGCCCTGGCACCCACGGGTGCCATCTTTGCCTTTCTCGCCCTCTGGACCGGTGCCTTCTGGGGCAAGCCGATGTGGGGTACTTGGTGGGTTTGGGATGCGCGGCTTACCTCCGAGTTGATTCTGCTGTTTCTCTATATGGGACTTATCGCCCTGCAGGGATCTATCGATGATACCCGCCGGTCTGATCGTGCCGGAGCACTGCTGGTTCTGGTGGGGGTGGTTAATATCCCTATCATCTACTATTCGGTGCAGTGGTGGAACACCCTGCATCAGGGTGCGACCATCAGCCTGAAAAACGGCTCCAGTATGGGCGCGGTCATGCTCTGGACTATGCTGATTATGGCCCTGGGCTTTTGGGCATACACCATTGCGGTGGCCATGGCCCGGGTGCGTACCATTATCCTTGAGCGGGAGCGGGATACCACCTGGGTAAGTGAATTGCCGGAGATAAAAAGATGA
- the ccmB gene encoding heme exporter protein CcmB: MFKTFRTIVFRDLLLAVRRRSDIFTTLFFFVIVVSLFPLGIGPEMSTLRLIAPGVFWVAALLASMLALERLFSADFDDGTLEHMLLTPQPMFMLVLGKITAHWLVTGLPLVLMAPLLGLQYDLSAEAIEVMLISLLLGTPALSLIGAIGAALTLGLRGGGVLISLLVLPLYIPVLIFGAGAVEAIASGLDGQGHISMLGAILIFALLLAPFAATAALRISAE, encoded by the coding sequence ATGTTTAAGACCTTTCGCACGATTGTCTTCCGCGATCTGCTGCTGGCGGTTCGCCGGCGCTCGGATATCTTTACTACGCTCTTCTTCTTCGTCATTGTGGTCAGCCTTTTTCCTCTGGGTATAGGCCCGGAGATGTCCACCCTGCGGTTGATCGCCCCGGGCGTCTTCTGGGTAGCCGCTCTGCTGGCTTCGATGCTGGCTCTGGAACGGCTGTTTTCGGCTGACTTCGATGATGGCACCCTGGAACATATGTTGTTGACACCCCAGCCGATGTTCATGTTGGTACTAGGCAAAATTACCGCACACTGGCTGGTGACCGGACTGCCGCTGGTGCTGATGGCGCCGCTGCTCGGTCTGCAGTACGACCTCTCGGCAGAGGCGATTGAGGTGATGCTCATCTCCCTGCTGTTGGGAACCCCGGCATTAAGCTTGATAGGTGCCATCGGGGCAGCATTGACGCTGGGGCTGCGTGGCGGAGGGGTGCTCATCTCCCTGCTGGTGTTACCGCTCTATATTCCTGTATTGATTTTTGGTGCCGGAGCGGTGGAGGCGATCGCTTCAGGGCTTGACGGACAGGGACACATATCAATGCTGGGCGCGATCCTGATATTCGCCCTGTTGCTTGCACCTTTTGCGGCAACGGCAGCACTGCGGATTTCCGCAGAATAA
- the ccmA gene encoding cytochrome c biogenesis heme-transporting ATPase CcmA yields the protein MLEVVDLECIRGDRKLFSELSFSLEQGTLLHLHGYNGSGKTTLMRTLCGLIQPTQGEVLWDGETIRKRGEDFTRELLYVGHKNSTKDDLTGVENLRISCVLDGLSIDQDQAWDALEKMGLRGHEDLPVRALSQGQKRRMALARLLLNKAKFWVLDEPFTALDKAAVGFLQSIIQSHVDAGGMVILTTHQEVKITKGQVQELQLGWKGEGDV from the coding sequence ATGCTCGAAGTTGTTGATTTGGAGTGCATACGGGGCGACCGCAAGTTGTTCTCAGAGCTTAGCTTCTCTCTTGAACAGGGGACACTATTGCACCTGCATGGTTACAATGGCAGTGGCAAGACGACGCTGATGCGCACCCTTTGCGGGCTGATACAACCCACTCAGGGCGAGGTGCTCTGGGACGGCGAGACGATCCGCAAGCGGGGCGAGGACTTCACCCGGGAGCTGCTCTATGTCGGCCATAAAAACAGTACTAAAGATGATCTGACGGGGGTTGAGAACCTGCGTATCAGTTGCGTACTGGATGGATTATCCATCGATCAGGATCAAGCCTGGGATGCGCTGGAGAAGATGGGCTTGCGCGGCCATGAAGACCTGCCGGTACGGGCGCTCTCCCAAGGGCAGAAGCGCCGGATGGCACTGGCCCGTTTGCTGCTCAATAAAGCCAAGTTCTGGGTGCTGGATGAACCTTTCACCGCCCTCGACAAGGCGGCGGTTGGGTTCCTGCAGTCGATTATCCAGAGCCATGTGGATGCTGGCGGTATGGTGATTCTTACCACTCATCAGGAGGTAAAGATCACCAAAGGGCAAGTCCAGGAGCTGCAGTTGGGCTGGAAGGGAGAAGGTGATGTTTAA
- a CDS encoding XTP/dITP diphosphatase: protein MPQSHRGERIVLASNNAGKVREINQLLTEQKIQVIPQKEFDIPEAEETGLTFVENAILKARHACSLSGLPTIADDSGLEVDALKGAPGIYSARFAGPGCDDQDNNRKLLEALKDVPEQERTARFQCVMVYMSHAEDPTPIICQGTWEGRILQLPQGDSGFGYDPLFLVPDEQCSSAELSPERKNQLSHRGQTLRKLLTALS from the coding sequence ATGCCACAGAGTCATCGGGGCGAACGCATCGTACTCGCCAGTAACAACGCTGGGAAGGTGCGGGAGATCAACCAACTGCTCACTGAGCAGAAGATTCAGGTGATACCCCAGAAGGAGTTCGACATCCCTGAAGCGGAAGAGACCGGCCTGACATTTGTGGAAAATGCCATACTGAAGGCCCGTCACGCCTGCAGCCTCAGTGGCCTGCCCACCATTGCAGACGACTCCGGCCTTGAGGTAGATGCACTAAAAGGCGCCCCCGGCATCTACTCCGCACGCTTCGCCGGCCCTGGCTGCGATGACCAGGATAATAATAGAAAGCTGCTTGAAGCGCTAAAAGATGTCCCGGAACAGGAGCGTACTGCCCGCTTCCAATGTGTGATGGTTTATATGAGTCACGCTGAAGACCCGACACCGATCATCTGCCAGGGAACCTGGGAGGGGCGCATTTTGCAACTCCCCCAGGGAGATAGCGGTTTTGGCTATGACCCATTGTTTCTGGTGCCGGACGAGCAGTGTAGCTCGGCTGAACTGAGCCCGGAAAGAAAGAACCAGTTGAGCCATCGCGGCCAGACGCTGAGAAAGCTGCTGACGGCACTTTCATAG
- a CDS encoding DMT family transporter: protein MSQWPIIRTNLSLLLFMGTLSVAGFNTFAYLGLQETTATNAILINSFIPILIILFSRIIPGTSISLLKLLGVLISSAGVMLLLTRGSLDNLLGFQINRGICGYSPPPYGPSIRSVCAGAP from the coding sequence ATCAGCCAGTGGCCGATCATACGCACCAATCTGTCCCTGCTGCTGTTTATGGGAACCTTAAGCGTTGCCGGATTCAACACCTTTGCCTACCTTGGGCTCCAAGAGACTACAGCGACCAATGCCATACTGATCAATAGCTTTATACCTATTCTGATCATTCTGTTTTCCCGCATCATACCGGGCACCTCCATCAGTCTGCTGAAACTTCTGGGTGTTCTGATCTCCTCAGCCGGCGTGATGCTTCTGCTGACAAGGGGTAGCCTGGATAATCTGCTGGGATTTCAGATCAACCGGGGGATTTGTGGGTACTCGCCGCCGCCGTATGGGCCGTCTATTCGATCAGTCTGCGCTGGCGCGCCATAG
- a CDS encoding EamA family transporter, giving the protein MITGGLILAPVYWFNLLNEPAMAVNTNNLMAISYVALFASIGTYLCWNQGVKMVGASIAGQFIHLMPLFGTAMAIIFLGEQLFWFHLIGALAIASGILLSLQTVK; this is encoded by the coding sequence ATGATCACGGGGGGCCTGATACTGGCTCCGGTCTATTGGTTCAACCTGCTTAACGAACCCGCCATGGCGGTCAACACCAATAATCTGATGGCCATCAGTTATGTCGCGCTGTTCGCCTCCATCGGCACTTACCTGTGCTGGAACCAGGGTGTAAAGATGGTCGGTGCCAGCATCGCCGGTCAGTTCATCCACCTGATGCCGCTGTTCGGCACAGCCATGGCCATTATTTTTCTGGGGGAGCAGCTGTTCTGGTTCCATCTCATTGGGGCGCTTGCCATTGCTTCGGGAATTTTGCTTTCACTGCAGACGGTTAAATAA
- the phoU gene encoding phosphate signaling complex protein PhoU yields MNEMTEGHTVSNYNDELTHLHQLVIHMSEMGCQQLRDAVITLKEKDIERAQMVIDNDREINALDIQSDDQIVHIIAKRQPLAKDLREILTVGKIVNDLERVGDQARWIACLTLHLYDGDNGQPNEQLLTDIPKMAAVVDSMVAKSIESFDQLDLGLALKVIEMNLELENDFKSALRRLSTFLMEDSRCVGHVTDVTLGLRALERAGGHAKNIAGFVVFLAKGMDVRHTDLETIAAEVF; encoded by the coding sequence ATGAATGAGATGACCGAAGGGCACACAGTATCCAACTACAACGACGAGTTGACGCATCTGCATCAGCTGGTGATACATATGTCCGAAATGGGATGTCAGCAGCTTCGTGATGCGGTGATAACGCTGAAAGAGAAAGATATAGAGCGGGCGCAAATGGTGATTGATAATGATCGGGAGATCAACGCCCTTGATATCCAGTCGGATGATCAGATTGTCCATATCATCGCCAAACGGCAGCCACTTGCTAAAGATCTGAGGGAGATCCTGACGGTTGGGAAAATCGTCAATGACCTTGAGCGTGTTGGTGATCAGGCGCGTTGGATAGCGTGCCTTACACTGCATCTTTATGATGGCGATAACGGCCAGCCAAATGAGCAACTGCTCACTGATATTCCGAAAATGGCGGCCGTTGTTGACAGCATGGTAGCCAAGTCGATCGAATCATTCGATCAGCTTGATCTCGGTTTGGCGCTGAAAGTGATTGAGATGAATCTCGAGCTGGAGAATGATTTCAAATCTGCACTGCGACGCTTGTCGACCTTTCTGATGGAGGATTCCCGCTGTGTCGGCCATGTCACGGATGTCACGCTGGGGCTCCGTGCATTGGAACGTGCAGGTGGTCATGCCAAGAATATCGCCGGCTTTGTCGTCTTTCTGGCAAAAGGGATGGACGTCAGGCATACCGATCTTGAAACAATCGCTGCTGAGGTGTTTTGA
- the pstB gene encoding phosphate ABC transporter ATP-binding protein PstB, with the protein MLNPTVNELTPGSEAHPAVIAEGFKSSEVESRVVGDTVGEVTVANPRMSTRAVDVYYGDTHAIQNVTLDIGRNEVIAMIGPSGCGKSTFLRCLNRMNDTIDICRVTGTIFLDDLDIYDKSLDVVPLRARVGMVFQKPNPFPKSIYDNVAYGPRIHGLAESKTELDEIVESSLQRAGLWNEVKDRINDTGTGLSGGQQQRLCIARTIAVSPEVILMDEPCSALDPIATAKIEELIDELRENYTIAIVTHSMQQAARVSQRTAYFHLGKLVEVGNTDDMFTNPLHKLTEDYITGRFG; encoded by the coding sequence ATGCTTAATCCAACCGTTAATGAATTGACCCCTGGGAGTGAGGCTCACCCGGCCGTGATAGCTGAGGGTTTCAAGAGTTCCGAGGTGGAGTCACGTGTAGTGGGGGATACCGTGGGTGAGGTCACGGTGGCCAACCCCAGAATGAGCACCCGGGCTGTCGATGTCTACTATGGCGATACCCACGCCATTCAGAATGTCACACTGGATATCGGCAGAAATGAGGTGATCGCCATGATCGGCCCCTCCGGTTGTGGTAAATCCACTTTTCTGCGTTGTCTGAATAGAATGAATGACACCATCGATATCTGCCGTGTAACCGGCACCATTTTTCTCGATGATCTGGATATCTACGACAAATCGCTGGATGTCGTACCGCTGCGTGCCCGAGTTGGAATGGTTTTTCAGAAACCCAATCCGTTTCCCAAGTCGATCTATGACAATGTCGCCTATGGACCGCGTATTCATGGTTTGGCAGAGAGTAAAACCGAGTTGGATGAGATTGTCGAATCCTCACTACAGAGAGCCGGTCTCTGGAATGAAGTCAAGGACCGGATCAACGATACCGGCACCGGCCTCTCAGGTGGCCAGCAGCAGCGGCTCTGTATCGCACGTACCATTGCCGTCTCTCCCGAAGTGATTTTGATGGATGAGCCCTGCTCTGCACTTGATCCTATCGCCACTGCAAAGATCGAAGAGCTGATCGATGAGCTGCGGGAAAATTACACCATTGCCATTGTCACCCACTCCATGCAGCAGGCAGCGCGGGTGTCTCAGCGCACAGCCTATTTTCACTTGGGTAAGCTGGTGGAAGTGGGTAACACAGACGATATGTTTACAAACCCCCTGCATAAATTGACAGAAGACTATATCACCGGTCGTTTTGGTTGA
- the pstA gene encoding phosphate ABC transporter permease PstA, with protein MNNPKTVSTIDKVNAGLDKRYARERRFHRMGVSAVALGVLFIAFLFVNIVYNGYGAFMQTRILLDIDFSEQQLDSSGECEIATLSSANYAGLIKGALKERFPDVTGRRDKRKLYKLMSFGASLLLREMVLSDPQLIGSQQKVWLPADDDIDMLVKGHIDRKLPESERRVSDQVISWVESLEQAASIETQFNPAFLTGGDSREPELAGIGGAVMGSLYTLLVTLLLSFPIGVASAVYLEEFAPRNRWTDLVEININNLAAVPSIVFGLLGLAVYINFFGLPRSAPLVGGLVLTLMTLPTIIIASRAALKSVPPSIRDAALGIGASKMQMVYHHVLPLAMPGMLTGTIIGMAQALGETAPLLMIGMVAFIVDIPGGPLDPSTVLPVQIFLWADSPERAFMEKTSAAIMVLLGFLIFMNILAVILRKRFEQRW; from the coding sequence ATGAATAACCCCAAAACAGTGAGCACGATCGATAAGGTGAATGCCGGTTTGGATAAACGCTATGCTAGGGAACGCAGGTTCCACCGGATGGGTGTTAGTGCAGTGGCCTTGGGGGTGCTGTTTATCGCCTTCCTGTTTGTCAATATTGTGTACAATGGCTACGGCGCTTTCATGCAGACCCGGATACTGCTGGATATCGACTTTAGCGAGCAGCAGCTTGACTCCTCTGGTGAGTGTGAGATAGCGACGCTGTCCAGTGCGAATTATGCGGGATTGATCAAAGGGGCATTGAAGGAGCGGTTCCCTGATGTCACCGGACGCAGGGATAAACGAAAGCTCTACAAGCTGATGAGCTTCGGTGCTTCACTTCTGTTGCGGGAGATGGTGCTTTCCGATCCGCAGCTTATCGGTAGCCAGCAGAAAGTTTGGCTACCGGCGGATGATGATATCGATATGCTGGTAAAAGGGCACATCGACCGCAAACTGCCGGAATCAGAGCGCCGGGTGAGTGATCAGGTGATCTCATGGGTGGAGTCTCTGGAGCAGGCAGCGAGTATTGAGACACAGTTTAACCCGGCGTTTCTCACCGGGGGGGATTCCCGGGAACCGGAGCTGGCAGGTATCGGGGGGGCCGTGATGGGTTCGCTTTATACGCTGCTGGTGACACTGCTTCTCTCTTTTCCCATTGGTGTGGCATCCGCGGTCTACCTAGAGGAGTTTGCCCCTCGCAATCGCTGGACCGATCTGGTTGAAATCAATATCAATAACCTAGCAGCGGTTCCCTCCATTGTTTTTGGTCTGCTGGGTCTTGCAGTCTACATCAATTTCTTCGGGTTGCCGCGATCTGCTCCGTTGGTGGGTGGTCTGGTGCTGACCCTGATGACCCTGCCAACCATTATCATCGCCAGTAGGGCGGCTCTGAAGTCGGTGCCTCCCTCGATTCGCGATGCGGCACTTGGTATCGGTGCATCGAAGATGCAGATGGTCTATCACCATGTTTTGCCCCTGGCTATGCCGGGTATGCTCACCGGCACCATTATCGGCATGGCCCAGGCGTTGGGTGAGACGGCACCTCTGCTGATGATCGGTATGGTCGCCTTCATTGTCGATATCCCGGGTGGTCCCCTCGATCCGTCAACCGTGCTGCCGGTGCAGATCTTTCTCTGGGCAGACAGTCCCGAGCGGGCATTTATGGAGAAGACTTCGGCAGCGATTATGGTGCTGCTCGGTTTTCTGATTTTTATGAACATTCTGGCTGTCATACTGCGCAAGCGATTTGAGCAGCGCTGGTAG